In the genome of Candidatus Neomarinimicrobiota bacterium, one region contains:
- a CDS encoding RsmD family RNA methyltransferase, protein MKLQASPDPSVRPTKAIVRKSLFQRLEPWTGRQVCDLYAGIGALGIEALSRGARHVTFVEQNRALVAVLKQNLERARAGDNSSVITGSVRAFLAAALRPFDVVLADPPYNSVTWAELQPQA, encoded by the coding sequence TTGAAGCTGCAGGCAAGCCCGGATCCATCCGTCCGCCCGACCAAAGCCATTGTGCGCAAGTCGCTTTTTCAGCGGCTGGAGCCGTGGACCGGCCGGCAGGTGTGCGATCTTTACGCCGGGATTGGCGCCCTGGGCATTGAGGCCCTCAGCCGGGGGGCCCGCCACGTGACCTTCGTGGAGCAGAATCGCGCGCTGGTGGCCGTCCTGAAGCAAAATCTTGAACGGGCCCGGGCGGGCGACAACAGCAGCGTCATTACCGGTAGTGTGCGCGCATTCCTGGCTGCGGCGCTGCGCCCATTCGATGTGGTGCTGGCCGATCCGCCCTACAACAGCGTGACGTGGGCCGAGCTGCAGCCCCAGGC
- a CDS encoding ComEA family DNA-binding protein — MKFFTAEEKRVLLVLSAFLVVGLVVRQVRQTALSPATDGPARAAAQSFREASERFIATAGGQLAPVDVNHATVQELQALPGIGPVLAKKIVDFRAENGYFRTVQDLRRVSGIGPKLLKRWEGTIVALADSIH, encoded by the coding sequence GTGAAATTCTTCACTGCCGAAGAGAAGCGAGTCCTGCTGGTTTTGTCCGCCTTTCTCGTTGTGGGGCTGGTGGTTCGGCAGGTGCGCCAGACTGCGCTCTCACCGGCGACGGATGGGCCGGCCAGGGCGGCGGCACAATCCTTTCGTGAGGCCAGCGAACGTTTTATTGCCACCGCCGGCGGCCAGCTGGCGCCGGTGGATGTGAATCATGCCACGGTGCAAGAGTTGCAGGCCTTACCGGGGATCGGCCCGGTGCTGGCGAAGAAAATCGTCGACTTTCGAGCCGAAAACGGATATTTTCGGACTGTTCAGGACCTTAGACGCGTGAGCGGCATTGGCCCAAAATTGTTAAAACGGTGGGAGGGAACGATCGTTGCGCTGGCCGATTCTATTCACTAA
- the dnaJ gene encoding molecular chaperone DnaJ, with amino-acid sequence MGDFYETLGVDRGANADEIKKAYRKLAVKFHPDKNPGNKSAESRFKAASEAYEVLSDPQKKAQYDRFGSASVNGGQQGGFDFDLSDALRTFMSGFGGFDDLFGTGSRQRRRTAGGGDLRVTLALTYEEIASGVTKTVRVKRFENCRTCGGSGAAKGGGQITCPNCRGSGEIRQVQRSMLGQIVHVSECRNCGGTGRVVERPCPTCHGEGRTRVTSQIEVEIPAGVAAGNYMTMSGEGNHGRRGSPPGDLLVMFDELPHPVFTRHGRDVLLLLNITFSEAALGTTVEVPTLEGSAKLRVPAGIQAGLILRMRGKGFPELRGRGRGDQLVRVQVAAPARLTDRQKRFYEELKEIEPAIPGAERYEKYSG; translated from the coding sequence ATGGGCGATTTTTACGAAACTCTGGGGGTTGACCGGGGCGCCAACGCTGATGAGATCAAGAAGGCCTACCGCAAGCTGGCGGTAAAGTTTCACCCTGATAAGAACCCCGGCAATAAGTCAGCCGAAAGCCGGTTCAAGGCTGCCTCGGAGGCTTACGAGGTTTTGAGCGATCCCCAGAAAAAGGCCCAGTACGACCGGTTCGGGTCAGCGAGCGTAAATGGCGGCCAGCAGGGCGGCTTTGACTTTGACCTGTCTGACGCCCTGCGGACGTTCATGTCCGGCTTTGGTGGCTTTGACGATCTGTTCGGGACCGGTTCACGCCAGCGGCGGCGCACCGCCGGCGGCGGCGATTTGCGGGTTACCCTCGCCCTCACCTACGAGGAAATCGCCTCCGGGGTGACCAAGACCGTGCGCGTCAAGCGGTTTGAGAATTGCAGGACCTGCGGCGGCTCGGGTGCTGCCAAGGGGGGCGGCCAGATCACCTGTCCCAACTGCCGGGGCAGTGGCGAAATCAGGCAGGTCCAGCGCTCCATGCTGGGTCAGATCGTCCACGTGAGCGAATGTCGCAACTGTGGCGGCACCGGCCGGGTGGTGGAACGGCCTTGCCCCACCTGCCACGGTGAGGGGCGCACCAGGGTCACCTCCCAAATTGAGGTCGAGATTCCCGCCGGTGTGGCCGCGGGGAATTATATGACCATGAGCGGCGAGGGCAATCATGGGCGCAGAGGTTCACCGCCTGGCGATCTGCTGGTCATGTTCGATGAACTGCCGCACCCCGTCTTCACTCGGCACGGCCGGGACGTCCTGCTGTTGCTCAACATCACTTTTTCCGAAGCAGCGCTGGGAACCACCGTGGAAGTGCCTACGCTGGAGGGCAGTGCCAAGCTGCGGGTGCCGGCGGGTATCCAGGCGGGACTCATACTGCGCATGCGTGGCAAGGGCTTCCCGGAACTGCGGGGCCGGGGCCGGGGCGATCAGCTGGTGCGTGTTCAGGTGGCGGCCCCTGCACGGCTCACCGACCGCCAGAAGCGCTTCTACGAAGAATTGAAGGAGATTGAGCCGGCGATTCCCGGTGCGGAGCGCTATGAGAAGTACTCCGGTTGA
- a CDS encoding nucleotide exchange factor GrpE, producing the protein MATEKSTHPNAAEVNGVPSKKPPGSARATVAAAKKERQHGKRPAAGSAAPKVADGRAPAGEKPDSKAARLAELEEKHLRLMAEYENHIKRTSKEKQDLVTYGGTEVIQKLLPVLDDLRRTVAHTRQLIARKDDPVVRGMQLVLDKFTRALEAEGVEVINSVGEQFDPHLHEALMSRESKDGPAGIVLEEFEPGYRYRDRVIRHAKVVVSG; encoded by the coding sequence GTGGCCACCGAGAAATCCACGCACCCAAACGCCGCAGAGGTGAATGGAGTGCCGTCCAAGAAGCCGCCCGGTTCGGCCAGGGCCACAGTGGCAGCAGCCAAAAAAGAACGCCAGCACGGGAAGCGGCCAGCGGCCGGTTCAGCGGCACCCAAGGTTGCTGATGGGCGGGCGCCGGCGGGCGAAAAACCGGATAGCAAGGCCGCCCGGCTGGCGGAGCTTGAGGAGAAGCACCTTCGGTTGATGGCGGAATACGAAAATCATATTAAGCGCACCAGCAAAGAGAAACAGGACCTGGTCACTTACGGCGGCACCGAGGTCATCCAAAAACTGTTGCCCGTACTCGACGACCTGCGCCGGACGGTTGCGCATACCCGCCAGCTCATTGCCCGGAAGGATGACCCGGTGGTCCGGGGCATGCAGTTGGTGCTGGATAAATTCACCCGGGCGCTCGAAGCGGAGGGGGTGGAGGTGATCAACTCGGTGGGCGAGCAGTTCGACCCCCATTTGCATGAGGCGCTCATGAGCCGGGAGTCGAAAGATGGGCCAGCCGGCATCGTGCTGGAAGAATTCGAGCCGGGCTACCGCTATCGCGACCGGGTCATCCGCCATGCGAAAGTGGTGGTGAGCGGCTAG
- the hrcA gene encoding heat-inducible transcription repressor HrcA yields the protein MTGQLTKRAGNILAATVENYIRTAQPVASNRVRKEYQFPISAATIRNTMAVLEQYGYLMHPHTSAGKIPTDKGYRTYVDRLMVVESLDADVAGQVKRNLDKLSGDLDALLQIVAAIISKLSGGVGIAITPVNLKSRLLAVRLLTVSESRLILILELDSGAVRTIVAEGERAVSETEMVTLEEILNERLCGLSLVEIQATVGDRLGGTLADDLGITALILDNSSELLTDRRQSEVHVQGLPRVLTSPEFDEQSQVVTLVSLVEDEGRLRNLFIEHRPAGATHVTIGDEHGEEELATFASISRSFYRGSAVGTLAVLAPKRVNYSQAFAVLEFLGTTMTQLMLGQD from the coding sequence ATGACCGGTCAACTTACTAAGAGAGCAGGCAATATTCTTGCAGCCACTGTGGAGAATTACATCCGCACGGCCCAGCCGGTGGCCTCCAATCGCGTCCGGAAGGAGTATCAGTTCCCCATCAGCGCCGCTACGATTCGCAACACCATGGCGGTTCTGGAGCAGTATGGCTACCTGATGCACCCCCACACGTCGGCGGGTAAAATCCCCACCGATAAAGGTTACCGGACCTACGTCGACCGGCTTATGGTGGTGGAAAGCCTGGACGCCGACGTGGCCGGGCAGGTGAAGCGCAACCTGGACAAACTTTCTGGCGACCTCGATGCCCTGCTGCAAATTGTCGCCGCGATCATATCAAAACTCTCGGGCGGAGTGGGCATCGCCATTACCCCGGTCAATCTCAAGAGCCGCCTGCTGGCCGTCCGGTTATTGACGGTCAGCGAAAGCCGTTTGATCCTCATCCTGGAATTGGACAGTGGCGCCGTCCGCACCATCGTGGCCGAAGGTGAGCGGGCGGTCAGCGAGACGGAAATGGTCACCTTGGAGGAGATTCTGAACGAGCGCCTGTGCGGCTTAAGCCTGGTGGAAATTCAGGCCACGGTAGGGGACCGCCTGGGGGGAACCCTCGCGGATGACCTGGGTATCACTGCCCTGATTCTCGATAATTCCAGCGAACTGCTCACCGACCGGAGGCAGAGTGAGGTACACGTGCAAGGGTTGCCACGGGTGCTCACGAGCCCTGAATTTGATGAGCAGAGTCAGGTAGTGACCCTGGTGAGCCTGGTGGAAGATGAGGGCCGGCTGCGCAATCTGTTCATTGAGCATCGGCCTGCCGGTGCTACCCACGTCACCATTGGCGATGAGCACGGCGAGGAAGAGCTGGCGACGTTTGCCTCCATCAGCCGGAGCTTCTACCGGGGTTCCGCGGTGGGGACCCTGGCGGTGCTGGCGCCCAAACGGGTCAACTACTCCCAGGCGTTCGCCGTGCTGGAGTTCCTGGGCACCACCATGACCCAGCTCATGCTGGGCCAGGATTAG
- a CDS encoding ABC transporter permease: protein MMNKFLYLLGEGIRSLWRARLPMLGSTLTITLTLVIFGTAYLLFSNFDRATRRLQSQYRIDIFFDPLYNNQAAFAVYEQLKQVEGISSTEFINKDRAAEIFKREFGEDVVAVLGTNPLPAGAVVLVARGYRTARRINRIADTISVLSGVTDVAYRGELVRILERYLQIAVFGGLALGLVTLLGSIFLVSNTIKLTIYARLDAIDIMYLQGATRWFIRFPFLVAGVFQGALGSLLAVLIVAGLHEFVNYVLEQFVLYRVIAPPYLATGLALLGVSLGLIGTSRSLRKFISLRALASR, encoded by the coding sequence ATGATGAACAAGTTTCTCTACCTGCTGGGCGAGGGCATCCGCTCCTTGTGGAGAGCCCGGCTGCCCATGTTGGGCTCAACCCTCACCATAACCCTTACACTGGTAATATTTGGCACGGCCTACCTGTTGTTCAGCAACTTCGATCGCGCGACGCGGCGGCTGCAGAGCCAATACCGCATCGACATATTCTTTGACCCGCTCTACAACAACCAGGCGGCCTTCGCGGTCTACGAGCAGTTGAAACAAGTTGAGGGCATCTCCAGCACCGAGTTCATTAACAAGGACCGGGCGGCAGAGATATTTAAGCGGGAATTCGGTGAGGATGTCGTTGCGGTATTGGGCACCAACCCGCTCCCGGCCGGGGCCGTGGTGCTGGTGGCGCGCGGCTACCGCACCGCCCGCCGCATCAACCGTATTGCCGACACCATCTCGGTGCTAAGCGGTGTTACGGACGTGGCCTACCGGGGAGAACTCGTGCGCATCCTGGAACGGTATCTGCAGATCGCCGTTTTTGGGGGGCTAGCGCTGGGGCTGGTCACGCTGCTGGGATCTATTTTCCTGGTGTCCAATACCATCAAGCTGACCATCTATGCGCGGCTGGATGCCATTGATATCATGTACCTTCAAGGGGCGACGCGCTGGTTTATCCGGTTCCCCTTCCTGGTCGCGGGCGTGTTCCAGGGGGCGCTGGGAAGTCTGCTGGCGGTCTTGATTGTGGCCGGGCTGCATGAATTCGTCAATTACGTCCTGGAGCAGTTTGTACTTTACCGGGTGATCGCGCCGCCCTATTTGGCCACCGGCCTGGCCTTACTGGGCGTCTCACTGGGGCTCATCGGCACCTCACGCAGTCTGCGCAAGTTTATCAGTCTGCGGGCGCTGGCGAGCAGGTAA
- the ftsE gene encoding cell division ATP-binding protein FtsE, with product MIGFRNVTLAYQRGPGIFDISFEIESGELAFLVGPSGAGKSTILKLIYMALLPQQGEVEVSGYLTHRIRSRHVPLLRRNLGLVFQDFRLLTDRNAYDNVALPLHVIGLSRRDIRERVYSVLDDVGLGERSHHFPQELSGGEQQRVAIARAIVKNPAIILADEPTGNLDAGTALEVLDLLTFLAEDNGSTVLVATHDYALTARKHGRLVEISEGRLLA from the coding sequence ATGATCGGATTCCGGAACGTCACCCTGGCCTATCAACGGGGACCAGGAATTTTCGACATCAGCTTCGAGATCGAATCCGGGGAGCTGGCGTTTCTGGTGGGGCCTTCGGGCGCCGGCAAGTCCACCATATTGAAACTGATCTACATGGCTCTGCTTCCTCAGCAGGGAGAAGTGGAGGTCAGTGGTTATCTGACGCACCGTATACGAAGCCGTCATGTGCCGCTCTTGAGGCGTAACCTGGGGCTGGTGTTTCAGGACTTTCGACTGCTGACCGATCGCAATGCTTACGATAATGTCGCCCTGCCACTGCACGTTATTGGCCTGTCGAGGCGAGATATCCGCGAGCGGGTCTACAGCGTCCTTGACGACGTGGGACTGGGTGAGCGCTCGCACCATTTCCCCCAGGAGCTCAGCGGGGGTGAGCAGCAGCGGGTCGCCATCGCCCGCGCCATTGTGAAGAATCCCGCCATCATCCTGGCAGATGAACCCACCGGCAATCTGGATGCCGGCACCGCCCTGGAAGTGTTGGACCTGCTCACCTTCCTGGCCGAGGATAACGGCAGCACCGTCCTGGTGGCCACCCATGACTATGCCCTCACCGCGCGCAAGCATGGCCGGCTCGTGGAGATCAGCGAAGGGCGGCTGCTGGCATGA
- a CDS encoding calcium/sodium antiporter: MILLLSMLVVGGVMLYLGAEGLVWGGMRLALRLRVAPLVIGLTVVAFGTSLPEFTVSLYAVMQEAEGIAVGNVVGSNIANVSLILATSAIVFPVAVNFRAVRADLLILIGLTVVFIALCLDGELSRLDGALLTAGIIAYLWRLAKSPTIAPDVSAAKPTQSVQRMLLAVVAGLAILALGTHLFIGAAVELARMFGLSELVIGATIVAVGTSLPELATSMVAALHKQTEIVLGNILGSNVFNMIAVLGIIPLFKPIPVPAQAITFHMPVMLGLTVVLLPLLRFGGGIRRSAGWALLAVYVAFIVGTLVVDQG, from the coding sequence ATGATTCTGCTGCTCAGCATGCTGGTGGTGGGCGGCGTCATGCTCTATCTGGGCGCGGAAGGGCTGGTGTGGGGCGGTATGCGTTTGGCGCTGCGCCTGCGCGTGGCCCCCCTGGTCATCGGCCTGACCGTGGTGGCCTTCGGCACCAGTCTGCCCGAGTTCACCGTCAGCCTCTACGCCGTCATGCAGGAGGCAGAGGGTATTGCCGTGGGCAACGTAGTGGGCTCCAATATCGCCAATGTGAGCCTGATTCTGGCGACGAGTGCGATTGTTTTTCCCGTGGCTGTCAATTTTAGAGCTGTGCGCGCCGATCTGCTCATTCTCATTGGCCTTACGGTCGTCTTCATTGCGCTCTGCCTGGATGGTGAGCTGAGCCGGTTGGACGGCGCCCTGTTGACGGCGGGAATTATCGCCTACCTCTGGCGCCTGGCCAAAAGCCCTACGATCGCGCCGGACGTGTCGGCTGCAAAACCCACCCAGAGCGTGCAACGCATGTTGCTGGCGGTGGTGGCGGGTCTGGCGATCCTCGCCCTGGGCACGCATCTATTCATTGGGGCGGCGGTAGAGCTGGCCCGCATGTTCGGGTTGTCGGAGCTGGTCATCGGCGCCACCATTGTTGCGGTGGGCACATCCTTGCCCGAACTGGCCACATCGATGGTGGCTGCCCTGCACAAGCAGACGGAAATCGTGCTGGGCAATATTTTGGGGTCCAACGTCTTCAATATGATTGCCGTATTGGGTATCATCCCGTTGTTCAAGCCCATCCCGGTGCCCGCCCAGGCCATCACTTTCCATATGCCCGTCATGCTCGGGCTCACCGTGGTTTTGTTGCCCCTGCTGAGGTTCGGCGGTGGCATCCGGCGGAGCGCGGGTTGGGCCTTGCTGGCCGTCTATGTGGCCTTCATCGTCGGCACCTTGGTCGTGGATCAGGGTTGA
- the nadD gene encoding nicotinate (nicotinamide) nucleotide adenylyltransferase codes for MNQWGIFGGSFDPPHRGHIEMAILATDALPLAQLYLVPSFSAPLAKTPPAASAQHRLAMVALVANLRREWDVLSYEVDRQQQVATVDTVVYLLKQQPHTTPYLLLGADQMAQIHQWQRWEQLLDLVQVLCFERAGVVLPAALAARFRMMPFDSPISSTRVRSQVNQRESTADSLSPEVAEYIREHGLYR; via the coding sequence GTGAATCAGTGGGGCATATTTGGCGGCAGCTTTGACCCCCCCCATCGGGGCCACATCGAGATGGCGATCCTGGCAACCGATGCCCTTCCGCTGGCACAACTCTACCTCGTGCCCAGCTTCAGCGCACCGCTGGCCAAAACACCCCCGGCGGCATCCGCCCAGCACCGCCTGGCAATGGTGGCGCTGGTTGCGAACCTGCGTCGCGAGTGGGACGTGCTCTCCTATGAGGTGGATCGACAGCAGCAGGTCGCCACCGTTGATACGGTGGTTTACCTGTTGAAACAGCAGCCGCACACCACTCCCTACCTGCTTCTGGGTGCCGATCAGATGGCGCAAATCCACCAGTGGCAGCGCTGGGAGCAATTGCTGGATTTGGTTCAGGTGCTCTGCTTTGAAAGGGCCGGAGTGGTGCTGCCCGCAGCCCTTGCTGCCAGGTTCCGGATGATGCCCTTTGACTCCCCGATCTCATCCACACGGGTACGCAGCCAGGTCAACCAGCGCGAATCCACCGCCGATTCCCTCTCGCCAGAAGTGGCGGAGTACATCCGGGAACACGGCCTCTACCGATGA
- the bamD gene encoding outer membrane protein assembly factor BamD — translation MSRRSSLIFLCVLGLVATSCAGRGRQQGGQDDIDERFARGVSLFEKERWARAAEDFNWVVLNNPAGNLAAEAQYYYAECLYQQQLYVEAQIEFERLLRRWASTEYLVDARYRIVQSLVAQSPSYYFDQRSTEDAINELQDFIEDFPATPQRAEAEQLIAELRDKMAQKIYESGRLYLKWRRTDPARLYFDTVLAKYYDTLYADEARLGTLVAYIIDEDLAGARTYLDENGARFQAQELRREAERLLEIAQTGKFDLAYYIRLYQ, via the coding sequence ATGTCCCGCCGTTCGTCCCTTATCTTTCTGTGCGTCCTCGGCCTGGTTGCCACTAGCTGTGCCGGGCGTGGCCGCCAGCAGGGGGGGCAGGACGACATTGATGAGCGCTTTGCCCGGGGAGTGAGCCTGTTTGAGAAGGAAAGGTGGGCGCGGGCGGCCGAGGATTTTAACTGGGTCGTCCTCAATAACCCGGCCGGTAATCTGGCAGCTGAAGCACAATACTACTACGCGGAGTGCCTATATCAGCAGCAACTTTATGTGGAAGCTCAGATAGAATTCGAGCGTCTGTTGCGCCGCTGGGCGTCCACGGAGTATCTGGTGGACGCGCGCTACCGCATTGTGCAGTCACTTGTGGCCCAATCACCCTCCTACTATTTCGACCAGCGCTCTACGGAGGATGCCATCAATGAGCTGCAGGATTTCATCGAGGACTTTCCGGCCACACCGCAGCGGGCGGAGGCAGAGCAGCTGATTGCCGAGCTGCGGGACAAAATGGCGCAGAAAATCTACGAGTCGGGACGGCTCTATCTGAAGTGGCGGCGTACTGACCCTGCGCGGCTTTACTTTGATACGGTGCTGGCAAAATACTACGATACCCTGTATGCGGATGAAGCCCGACTTGGCACGCTGGTCGCCTACATTATCGACGAAGACCTGGCTGGCGCTCGGACCTATCTGGATGAAAATGGCGCCCGGTTTCAGGCGCAGGAATTGCGGCGTGAAGCGGAGCGCCTGCTGGAGATTGCCCAGACGGGAAAGTTTGACCTGGCCTACTACATTCGGCTTTACCAGTGA